In Pirellulales bacterium, the genomic stretch GACCGGCAACGGCCACTTTTTCACCGCCCACAAGGGCGATGCCGACGATCGCGATAAACATCGCGATGCCTAAGATCAAAATACGGTTCATCCTCGAATCCTCCAACAAAAACAGGTACCTTGGCGTAACAAACACAATACCGTCCAAACTCATACCCCCGCTCGGGACGGCTGCCAAGCGAAGGAACCAAAATCCATTTACGTCCTAATGCTGATCGCGTCTGTTAGCCTAATCCTAAGGGCTGCCAAGCATAAGCTTTTCGGATTACGCAAAGAAACGCGAATAGCTAGGTTAGGACGTTAAGTTAGCATGGAACGACTTCTTGTCAAGCAGCCAACGCATAGTTTGCAAAGCTCTGGCGCTATAGGTTGACTGCGAAAAATGTTCCTTCAACTGTACATCACGTTTGGGCAGCGCCTAGTACGATGACAAAAAAAAACAGGATCCCGCAATTTGCGGAATCCTGTAGAAGTTTATGGATTACAGTAACCTATTTAGGAACAACAGCTTATAACACACGGCCTAGGCAAAACAATTGTGTGCCACAGGCGGAGTCCGCGGAGTTAAATAATTCCAATTTTATCGATTTTCCGGAAGTTATCGAGTCTTTGGGGCAGTTGTTTCTGTCCGTTCGGCCTGTGGTTGACCAGATGGCTCGGTCTGGGAGTCGCCACCCGATTCGCTTTGGTGGAGCAACTGCTGCTTGCGCAGCATATCTTCCGGATCCTCGAAGTTGAGGATTAAGGGAGGCTGATCGGCATAAACCTTGGTCACCATTCCGACAATTCGCCAGCCTTCGTCCTCGTGGCGCAGCACCCAAATGATGTCGTCGGTGCGCGTGTGTCCCTGGGTATCGATCTGGTCGGTCCAACTGGTCCAGACGTGCGCGCCGTCTTTATTGGGTGTGACATATTCCACTTCGCCAACTTTGAATTTGGCGGTGGGGCTGCCTGGTGGAGCCACCACCATTTGCATTTCGGCCGTCTTTTGGCGAGCTACAGGGGTGAGCATGGAGGAGGCCTGCTGATCGTTGCCTGTTCGCACGGCCTCTAGAAATTCAAAGACGGCCCGGTCCGGGGTATCTGTGGCCGAACCACTCACTTGAGCGCCGGCTGAGCCTTGAGTATTTGAAAGGCCTTGCGCCGTTTGGCTTGCCTGGCCACATCCGCCCACTACAAACAACAAGGCGACTGGGATCCAAAATTGACGGTTTATCATAGGCAGCACCATTTGGAGGCTATTGTGCGCGTGCGATTGCGGCGGTGTTGATGTCTGACCAGGGCCCAAAGCAGCCCCCGAAACCAACCTCGGGAAACGCCGGCGGGGGCGAGAGTCTTGCAAGAAGGAGCGAATCGGTCAAGAGAAACCGGCCGCAGGCCCGAGACTGGCATTCGTGCTAGCATGCCGCTGGATCAAGACGTCCGGCAAATACCGCGGTTGGAATGCGGCAGCAAACACAGCGTTCAGCCGAAGCGAAGTCTGCTTCGATGCAGCCTGTTCTCGACCGAAAAAAACGTAAAGCAACAGGGCGAACAAAAGAATCACCAAACCCAATAAAACCAGGCTCAATGTCGCACGAATCTCACGCTTCCCACGGTGGCGTTGCCGTAACCAGGTGGCCGAGGCCGGCAGGGCGGCGGTGCTGCGGACGGCATCGCCGAGCGGATCGTCAACGGGTCTGACGGTCATGGGCGCAGCCTGTGGCGTTACGCCAGACATTGGCAATGAGGACGGCGGCACAGCAGCCCGACTTCCGTTCCAGTGCGGAAACACCGTAATTGCCGACTGCCAATGCGGCCAGCCGTCGCGCCAGAGCATGTCGTCGGGGCTAATGCGGCCTGCGGCCATCCACTGCTGCAAAGTGGCGTGGTCGACCCCCTCAAACTGCTGGCCCGTGGCAAGCTGCACATGCCACAGGACGCCCGAATTCATCCCGAAGTCTGTATTGATCCTGAAGTCTGCGGGAACCGCCGAGACAGGCAGCAGTGCGTCATTCGGGTTAGCCACCCTCGCCGCGGGCAGCGGCAATAAGCTATCAAGAGCGATGTTGTGAGGCGACAAATCAACTGCCGACGCGTTGGACCCGGAAGCATTGAAAGCTGCGACGGCATCGGGGAAATCTTCACCTGAGGATCGTTGGTTAGCCAAAGCAGGTGTCGCCGGCGAAGGGGATTGGGCGGTAGATGAATCGGGTACGGCTGTGGAAGGCCACGCGGAAACGTCGTCCGCATCGCCTTCATCCTCCGCATCGTCTGCGGTGGAGTCTCCTGGACCCGCATTTAAGGCGGACTTTGCGGGATCTTGCCTGATGCTTTCCAGGGGAATATCGACCCGAACCCCGCACTTCGGGCAAAGTCCTTTCTTTCCGGCCAGAAAGGACTTTACGTTCACTTTGTGCCCGTTGGGGCAATAGAATTTAATGCCCATCAGATTCAACCCAAGATCGTCCGTTCTTTTTCCATGATTACCCGGTGACGCCCCTCAAACCGGTATTCTACCCGCGACATGTAATTTCGCATCAACATAATGCCCCGGCCATTGGGGCGAGAGAGGTTCTGCCGTTGGGTGCAGTCGGGCACGAGGGCGGCATCAAAGCCGGCGCCTTCGTCGGCGATTTCGAGCCACAATCGCCGGGGATTCAGTTTACAACTGATATACACTTGCTTGTTTCTGTCGGAACCGTTGCCGTGACGGATGGCGTTGACCAGCGCCTCCTCCGCGGCCAGGTGAATTCCAAAGATTTCGTGTTCGCTCCACTGCTCCCGCTGAAGAGCGCGGAGTAGTTCGCCCAAAAACAACTGACCGGCCCCTTGCACGCTGGGCAGCTTGAGGTCAGTTGTCCAGGTCCAGTCCGGGTGTTTCCGCATGCGTTCCCACCTTCTGTTCCACGGTCCAAAGCCGATGCCTGCTTCAATTATAGTAATCTCTTCGCCCTCAGCCATGCGGAATTGGGCCACTTAGGGCGGATTTTTGCCTTTCCGCCGGATGCGGTGTTTGCCCGTCTTCGTGGGGTTCAGTATGCTCTAGGGCACGCTATTGAACACTGCCCAGCGGCACACCGTTTTATGCAACGCGCCACCGACCCTGCCG encodes the following:
- a CDS encoding ATP-binding protein codes for the protein MRKHPDWTWTTDLKLPSVQGAGQLFLGELLRALQREQWSEHEIFGIHLAAEEALVNAIRHGNGSDRNKQVYISCKLNPRRLWLEIADEGAGFDAALVPDCTQRQNLSRPNGRGIMLMRNYMSRVEYRFEGRHRVIMEKERTILG